The proteins below are encoded in one region of Sedimentibacter sp. zth1:
- a CDS encoding GNAT family N-acetyltransferase has protein sequence MEDIVRLTLKDLDDIYKFDIICFPNDYTKREYWIELLEDERTFVFAFKENNIIKANISIYNWKGENNYIKIMTIGTHPDYRNKGYAHMLMQYIIDEMLKDDMHIFKGETRESNLKMQKVFEDFGYKINKKVEEYYDNPTETAYKYSLEI, from the coding sequence ATGGAAGATATAGTAAGGTTAACCTTAAAAGATTTAGATGATATATACAAATTTGATATAATTTGTTTTCCAAATGATTATACAAAACGAGAATATTGGATTGAACTTTTAGAAGACGAAAGAACTTTTGTTTTCGCATTCAAAGAAAATAATATTATTAAAGCTAATATTTCTATCTATAACTGGAAGGGGGAAAATAATTATATTAAGATTATGACTATAGGAACTCATCCAGATTATAGAAATAAAGGTTATGCCCATATGTTAATGCAGTATATCATTGATGAGATGTTGAAAGATGATATGCATATATTTAAAGGTGAAACTAGAGAATCAAATTTAAAAATGCAAAAAGTATTTGAAGATTTTGGATATAAGATTAATAAGAAAGTAGAAGAGTATTATGATAATCCAACCGAAACTGCTTATAAGTATTCTTTGGAGATATAA
- a CDS encoding reverse transcriptase domain-containing protein, with the protein MGKIQEEIKELSIKHAKLQTLMHYVNEENLKQVHEKQDKKKAVGIDGVTKEQYSEQLEDNIKILLEKMKKFGYKPKPTRRVMIPKSDGKMRSLGILSYEDKLVQTIMAEILNGVYEPRFLDISYGFRPNRNCHQAIKMINNTIMHKNVNYILDCDIKGFFDNVDQGWLMKFLEHDIQDKNFLRYIVRFLKAGIWEDMKYVESDKGTIQGGNISPVLANVYLHYVLDIWFEKSVKPKLHGEAYLVR; encoded by the coding sequence ATGGGAAAGATACAAGAAGAAATAAAAGAACTATCAATAAAACACGCAAAACTGCAAACACTAATGCACTATGTAAATGAAGAAAATTTAAAACAGGTGCATGAAAAACAGGACAAGAAAAAAGCAGTAGGAATAGATGGAGTAACAAAAGAACAATATTCAGAACAACTAGAAGATAATATAAAAATTCTCCTAGAAAAAATGAAGAAGTTCGGATACAAACCAAAACCCACAAGAAGAGTAATGATACCAAAAAGCGATGGAAAAATGCGATCATTAGGAATACTGTCATATGAAGATAAGTTAGTACAAACAATAATGGCAGAAATATTGAATGGAGTATATGAACCAAGATTTCTTGATATATCATATGGTTTTAGACCAAACAGAAATTGCCATCAAGCAATAAAAATGATAAACAATACGATAATGCACAAAAACGTAAACTATATACTAGACTGTGATATAAAAGGCTTTTTCGACAATGTAGACCAAGGATGGCTAATGAAATTTTTAGAACACGATATACAAGATAAGAATTTTCTTAGATATATAGTAAGATTTCTAAAAGCAGGAATATGGGAAGACATGAAATACGTAGAAAGTGACAAAGGAACAATTCAGGGTGGAAATATATCACCAGTATTGGCAAATGTATACCTACACTATGTATTAGATATATGGTTTGAAAAGTCGGTGAAACCAAAACTGCATGGAGAAGCGTATCTGGTGAGATAG
- a CDS encoding flavodoxin family protein, whose translation MKVLIIYSSIHHGNTKKIARTMATSINADIIETKNLKINTLDEYDLIGFGSGIYNAKFHKNILNLIDKLPKLKNKKVFIFSTSGFGRTKYNVPIEKELRKHNLEIIGSFTCKGYDTFGLWKLFGGIAKGRPNNKDFQNAKDFAERLISS comes from the coding sequence ATGAAAGTTTTAATAATTTATTCGTCTATACATCATGGTAATACTAAAAAAATAGCAAGAACAATGGCTACATCTATAAATGCTGATATAATAGAAACAAAAAATTTAAAAATAAATACATTAGATGAATATGATTTGATAGGTTTTGGTTCAGGAATATACAATGCTAAGTTTCATAAAAATATACTTAACTTAATTGACAAATTACCTAAATTAAAAAATAAAAAAGTTTTTATTTTTTCCACAAGTGGATTTGGAAGAACAAAATATAATGTTCCAATTGAAAAAGAATTAAGGAAACATAATTTAGAAATTATCGGAAGTTTTACATGTAAGGGGTATGATACCTTTGGGCTTTGGAAATTATTTGGAGGAATTGCTAAAGGCAGACCAAATAACAAGGATTTTCAGAATGCAAAAGATTTTGCTGAAAGACTTATATCTTCGTAA
- a CDS encoding DUF5104 domain-containing protein: MKKTIIVIILLVIISLSGCLSRVKMLNFEYQSESKQSEEMIYSIVSAINNHDSLTLKNLFSVNTRNDSESLDDDIEHLMGVYQGEIVSLDRVSGHTSESNNYGVKEISMSKSYLVETDSNAYLFRFKIKRNDNNNDENGLFQLEIVKEEDDQFLFWILHNDNPGIRVGNQLKPKDYVAGLLRGIEVPVPSRLIDIFSNKAKDEKRELINEIETVGEQFIGNVNFDELGNVRILSTEVVDGLIYEKVVCDVTTYTSDDEELMIYSIYLTYIPYINENLKGGLYNVFIVEGHIDSNQIPMIGEPGIYYISNDK, from the coding sequence ATGAAGAAAACTATTATAGTAATAATTTTGTTAGTGATCATTAGTTTAAGTGGATGTTTATCGAGAGTTAAAATGTTAAATTTTGAGTATCAATCTGAATCAAAACAATCAGAAGAGATGATTTACTCAATCGTATCTGCAATAAATAATCACGATTCTTTGACACTTAAAAATTTGTTTTCCGTTAATACTAGGAACGATTCAGAAAGTTTGGATGATGATATAGAACATTTAATGGGAGTTTATCAAGGTGAAATAGTTTCTCTTGATAGGGTTTCAGGTCATACAAGTGAAAGTAATAATTATGGAGTTAAAGAAATTAGTATGTCCAAATCATATCTTGTGGAAACAGATTCAAATGCATACTTGTTCCGTTTTAAAATAAAGAGAAATGATAATAATAATGATGAAAATGGATTATTTCAATTAGAAATTGTAAAGGAAGAAGACGATCAGTTTCTGTTTTGGATACTACATAATGATAATCCTGGAATTAGAGTTGGGAATCAACTAAAACCCAAAGATTATGTTGCTGGTTTATTAAGAGGAATAGAAGTTCCTGTTCCTAGCAGATTGATAGATATATTTTCTAACAAAGCGAAGGATGAAAAAAGAGAGCTGATAAATGAGATAGAGACTGTGGGAGAGCAATTTATAGGTAATGTAAATTTTGATGAATTAGGTAATGTAAGAATTTTATCAACAGAGGTTGTTGATGGTCTGATTTACGAAAAAGTGGTTTGTGATGTGACTACGTACACATCAGATGATGAAGAACTAATGATTTATAGCATATATTTAACATATATTCCTTATATTAATGAAAACTTAAAAGGTGGTCTATATAATGTGTTCATAGTAGAGGGACATATAGATAGTAATCAAATTCCTATGATTGGTGAACCAGGAATATATTATATCAGCAATGACAAGTAG
- a CDS encoding histidine phosphatase family protein, with protein MKKIITVQHTQSIHHTNGMVGSWTDWELSELGVKQAHKIGENLKEELKNQKIKMYSSDLTRAKQTAEIVGQHIEVTPILKKELRERNLGKCCGKSVKWLKENVEVQEKTVDDRLFSDAESRRDEWNRLEPFFTEIMQSEDEVIIIVSHGDLLSVFNTMFLGLEIEVLNKAEVFGLAGGVSYLILNDSGKRLIRKMSDMSYIK; from the coding sequence ATGAAAAAAATTATTACGGTGCAACACACACAATCAATACATCATACAAACGGTATGGTTGGTTCATGGACAGATTGGGAATTATCAGAATTAGGAGTAAAACAAGCACATAAAATAGGTGAAAATTTAAAAGAAGAATTAAAAAATCAGAAAATTAAAATGTATTCATCAGACTTAACTAGGGCAAAGCAAACAGCTGAAATAGTTGGACAACACATAGAAGTAACTCCTATATTAAAAAAGGAATTAAGAGAGAGAAACCTAGGGAAATGTTGTGGCAAATCTGTAAAATGGTTAAAAGAAAATGTAGAAGTACAAGAAAAGACTGTTGATGATAGGTTATTTTCAGACGCAGAAAGTCGTAGAGATGAATGGAACAGATTAGAACCTTTCTTTACAGAAATTATGCAAAGTGAAGATGAAGTAATAATCATTGTATCGCATGGAGATTTATTAAGTGTATTTAACACGATGTTTTTGGGATTGGAAATTGAAGTGCTAAATAAAGCTGAAGTATTTGGTTTAGCAGGTGGAGTTTCGTATTTAATATTAAATGATTCAGGAAAAAGGTTAATAAGAAAGATGAGCGATATGTCTTATATAAAATAA
- a CDS encoding sugar phosphate isomerase/epimerase, producing the protein MNRFMIGHFGKFDKDKQIRDFKDGFFGVEACLLESEKDIDNLIFESREKNFNIAVHFPLRSGGLKLRDAQFMSKDLDFKKYTYEHMEKELLYLTKIKPKYILFHYPKPVLLDCEVNWTNWRFADKTEYYYDNEYTYEEFLYQSEELFKWLTEKSNTYNFTPVLEFDALNRYIYENNGLFDLLERYSKIRLCLDIARLHLQDKIDENFNAYEVTRRYAKYAEVIHLSNVRVKDNLQNNHYPALRGLKSDDGWADIEKYLRIITEENNEFKILFEHRSDLISDEELNDCYQWIRELIMREDIM; encoded by the coding sequence ATGAATAGATTTATGATAGGACATTTTGGTAAATTTGATAAAGATAAGCAGATTAGAGATTTTAAAGATGGATTTTTTGGTGTGGAAGCCTGTTTATTAGAAAGTGAGAAGGATATCGATAATTTAATATTTGAATCAAGGGAAAAGAATTTTAATATAGCGGTTCATTTTCCATTGAGAAGTGGTGGTTTAAAGCTGAGAGATGCACAATTTATGTCTAAAGACTTAGATTTTAAGAAATATACATATGAACATATGGAAAAAGAATTGTTATATTTAACCAAGATTAAACCAAAGTATATTCTATTTCACTATCCCAAACCAGTATTACTAGACTGTGAAGTAAATTGGACTAATTGGCGATTTGCTGACAAAACAGAATATTATTATGATAATGAGTATACATATGAAGAATTTTTATATCAGAGTGAAGAGTTATTTAAATGGTTAACTGAAAAGAGTAATACATATAATTTTACACCGGTATTGGAATTTGATGCACTTAATCGATATATATATGAAAATAATGGGCTTTTTGACTTATTAGAAAGATATTCTAAGATACGACTTTGCTTAGATATAGCAAGATTACATTTACAGGATAAGATAGATGAAAACTTCAATGCATATGAAGTTACAAGGAGATATGCAAAGTATGCAGAAGTGATACATTTATCTAATGTTAGAGTTAAGGATAATCTGCAGAATAATCACTATCCAGCATTAAGAGGATTGAAATCAGATGATGGATGGGCAGATATTGAAAAGTATTTAAGGATAATTACAGAAGAAAATAATGAATTTAAAATACTATTTGAGCATAGATCAGATTTGATAAGTGATGAAGAACTTAATGACTGTTATCAATGGATACGTGAATTAATAATGAGAGAAGATATTATGTGA
- a CDS encoding DUF2441 domain-containing protein, with protein MKKGEIMKEIYAYHVVTDRPVQLGQHIVFDENNHNGVYKRVQDKLNIVNDIYKQPSKYDEDNLEHHTAVALRELALEEVRKKKYPTYPSRMACLYVSNNLEEAEKWSELFIDWGRPTYQIVKLKIHGNCFIGDANNCFDGLLEKKENLILAEGYWENKPNEYDEEPIIEMLVDGDIEIIEIVKEINANI; from the coding sequence ATGAAGAAAGGTGAAATTATGAAAGAAATATATGCTTACCATGTAGTTACAGATAGACCTGTACAATTAGGTCAACACATAGTTTTTGATGAGAACAATCATAATGGAGTATATAAAAGAGTACAGGATAAATTAAATATAGTAAATGACATTTATAAACAGCCTTCAAAATATGATGAAGATAATCTTGAACATCATACGGCTGTTGCTTTAAGAGAACTAGCATTAGAGGAAGTTCGTAAAAAAAAATATCCAACATATCCATCAAGAATGGCTTGTTTATATGTATCTAATAATTTAGAAGAAGCAGAAAAGTGGAGTGAGTTGTTTATCGATTGGGGTAGACCAACATATCAAATTGTAAAATTAAAGATACACGGTAATTGCTTTATTGGGGATGCTAATAATTGTTTTGATGGACTATTAGAAAAGAAAGAAAATTTGATTTTAGCTGAAGGATATTGGGAAAATAAACCCAATGAATACGATGAAGAACCTATTATAGAAATGCTTGTTGATGGCGATATTGAAATTATAGAAATAGTTAAAGAGATAAATGCTAACATATAA
- a CDS encoding GNAT family N-acetyltransferase has translation MNFWEGKNIRLRAIEEDDADLFFEALQNMEIQKNESDIRMPMSHKASVDFAIEQSLKGNGNNSPFLIIEDKNKNKVGMATPSLDDNRVGVFSCGMFILPEYQGKGYAKEALLLILKFFFEELRCQKFNASVYSYNNASNKLCEKIGLVVEGKRRNMVYTNGEFYDEVLYGLTLDEYFNISNEHNVRLMYL, from the coding sequence ATGAATTTTTGGGAAGGAAAAAATATTCGTTTACGTGCCATTGAAGAAGATGATGCGGATTTATTTTTTGAAGCATTACAAAACATGGAAATTCAAAAAAACGAATCTGATATACGAATGCCGATGTCACACAAAGCTTCTGTTGATTTTGCAATAGAGCAATCCTTAAAAGGTAATGGAAACAATTCGCCGTTTCTTATCATAGAAGATAAAAATAAGAATAAAGTTGGTATGGCTACCCCATCGTTAGATGATAATAGAGTAGGCGTGTTTTCATGTGGAATGTTTATTTTACCTGAATATCAAGGAAAAGGATACGCCAAAGAAGCGCTTTTATTAATTTTAAAATTCTTTTTTGAAGAATTAAGATGTCAAAAGTTTAACGCTAGTGTTTATTCATACAATAACGCCTCAAATAAATTATGTGAAAAAATAGGGTTAGTAGTTGAAGGTAAACGAAGAAACATGGTTTATACAAATGGGGAATTTTATGACGAAGTTTTATATGGGTTAACGTTGGATGAATATTTTAACATCTCAAATGAGCATAATGTGAGATTGATGTATTTATAA
- a CDS encoding class I SAM-dependent methyltransferase: MIKKERVNMYSTNIWNNDIQIKGIEGVFSPNNIDLGTKSMLEKFDLKEDDKILDLGCGTGIVGIAVAKVVGEKNIVMVDVDSKAIDCSRSNLELNDLYNVELIQSNGFENIRDNDFTLILCNPPYHTDFSVAKEFIESGKKHMKIDGRMVLVVKRLDWYKNKMINIFGGIKVIEDNGYYIITSEKRDFNSRVCKKEKPVKKKHLKKLDISKKHLL; this comes from the coding sequence ATGATAAAAAAAGAAAGGGTAAATATGTATAGCACAAATATATGGAATAATGATATACAAATCAAGGGAATAGAGGGTGTTTTTTCTCCAAACAATATAGATTTAGGAACAAAAAGTATGTTGGAAAAATTTGATTTAAAAGAAGATGATAAAATTTTAGACCTAGGTTGTGGGACTGGAATAGTAGGCATTGCAGTGGCAAAAGTAGTAGGTGAAAAAAATATAGTGATGGTTGATGTAGACAGTAAAGCAATAGATTGTAGTAGAAGTAATTTAGAACTAAATGATTTATATAATGTTGAGTTAATACAATCTAATGGATTTGAGAATATAAGAGATAATGATTTTACATTGATATTATGCAATCCACCATATCATACAGATTTTTCAGTAGCAAAAGAATTTATTGAATCAGGAAAGAAACATATGAAGATTGATGGAAGAATGGTATTAGTAGTAAAGAGATTAGATTGGTATAAAAATAAGATGATTAACATATTTGGAGGGATAAAAGTAATAGAAGATAATGGTTATTACATTATAACATCAGAAAAGAGAGACTTTAATAGTAGGGTTTGTAAGAAGGAAAAGCCAGTGAAGAAAAAACATTTAAAAAAATTAGATATATCAAAAAAACATTTATTATAG
- the ltrA gene encoding group II intron reverse transcriptase/maturase, which yields MGKIQEEIKELSIKHAKLQTLMHYVNEENLKQVHEKQDKKKAVGIDGVTKEQYSEQLEDNIKILLEKMKKFGYKPKPTRRVMIPKSDGKMRSLGILSYEDKLVQTIMAEILNGVYEPRFLDISYGFRPNRNCHQAIKMINNTIMHKNVNYILDCDIKGFFDNVDQGWLMKFLEHDIQDKNFLRYIVRFLKAGIWEDMKYVESDKGTIQGGNISPVLANVYLHYVLDIWFEKSVKPKLHGEAYLVRYADDFAIQFQAESEAEKVYKMLIERLKTFGLEVAIEKTRIIPFGKHRGTKENFDFLGFTFVNGKTKNGKYRVHINTSKKKLKIKRQNAKSWLKEVMHKPIDTIMKSLKRKLMGHYNYYGISGNIKGIKKFHGYVKYQCYKRLNRRHQKKSISYDTFEKIWEAYIPSPKICVNIW from the coding sequence ATGGGAAAGATACAAGAAGAAATAAAAGAACTATCAATAAAACACGCAAAACTGCAAACACTAATGCACTATGTAAATGAAGAAAATTTAAAACAGGTGCATGAAAAACAGGACAAGAAAAAAGCAGTAGGAATAGATGGAGTAACAAAAGAACAATATTCAGAACAACTAGAAGATAATATAAAAATTCTCCTAGAAAAAATGAAGAAGTTCGGATACAAACCAAAACCCACAAGAAGAGTAATGATACCAAAAAGCGATGGAAAAATGCGATCATTAGGAATACTGTCATATGAAGATAAGTTAGTACAAACAATAATGGCAGAAATATTGAATGGAGTATATGAACCAAGATTTCTTGATATATCATATGGTTTTAGACCAAACAGAAATTGCCATCAAGCAATAAAAATGATAAACAATACGATAATGCACAAAAACGTAAACTATATACTAGACTGTGATATAAAAGGCTTTTTCGACAATGTAGACCAAGGATGGCTAATGAAATTTTTAGAACACGATATACAAGATAAGAATTTTCTTAGATATATAGTAAGATTTCTAAAAGCAGGAATATGGGAAGACATGAAATACGTAGAAAGTGACAAAGGAACAATTCAGGGTGGAAATATATCACCAGTATTGGCAAATGTATACCTACACTATGTATTAGATATATGGTTTGAAAAGTCGGTGAAACCAAAACTGCATGGAGAAGCGTATCTGGTGAGATATGCAGATGACTTTGCAATACAGTTTCAAGCAGAAAGCGAAGCGGAAAAAGTATACAAGATGCTAATAGAGAGATTGAAAACATTTGGATTAGAAGTAGCAATAGAAAAGACAAGGATAATACCATTCGGAAAACATAGAGGAACAAAAGAAAATTTTGATTTTCTCGGATTTACATTTGTAAATGGAAAAACAAAAAATGGTAAATATCGTGTGCATATCAACACAAGCAAGAAAAAGCTAAAAATAAAAAGGCAAAATGCGAAAAGTTGGCTAAAAGAAGTAATGCACAAACCTATTGATACAATAATGAAAAGCTTGAAAAGAAAACTGATGGGACACTATAACTACTATGGGATAAGTGGAAATATCAAAGGAATAAAGAAATTCCACGGATATGTCAAATACCAATGCTACAAAAGATTAAACAGAAGACATCAAAAGAAAAGCATATCTTATGATACATTTGAAAAAATATGGGAAGCATATATTCCAAGTCCAAAGATTTGTGTAAACATATGGTAG